The Natronoarchaeum philippinense genome includes the window AGCCGTGGCAGAACATCGAACTCATGCTGCAGACGATCTCGAGGATGGACATCGACGCGGAACTGCTCATCGTCGGCGGAGACGAAGATCGACAGACGTACCTCCAGTCGATCGCCGCGGACGAAGGGATCTCTGATCGAGTGACGTTCGTCGGACGCGTTCCGCACGAAGATGTCCCGGAGTACATCAACAGGTCGGATCTCTGTTTCGGACCGTTCGCCGAGGAGCGCCCGGCGTCGCCGTTGAAAATGTACGAGTATCTCGCATGCGGGCGGGAAGTCGCACTTGTCAACGATGATGGACTTGAATTTCTCGACGACTATCCGGGGGTTCATCGGTTCGGGTTCGACGATCCGGATGTGCTGGCAGCACAGATCGACGACGTTCTCTCAGCGGTCGCAACCAACGACGCAGGGACCGAAAAGGTTCAACGAGACCGATCGTGGCGAGCCGTAACGGAAACCGTGATATCGGTGTGTCAGACAGTCAGCACAGACGCGAATTAGAGGTACCCCATCTGACGGAGATTCGCTTCGACATCACTGCTGATCTCGTCGTCAGTTTGCGTCGTGATCTGAGAGAGTGACGCCTCGTGGTATAGGAGTGACTTTTTGAGTTCATCATCGTCTGCAGATGGTCCGTCGAACTCGTCGTCATCGGGGTACCACACCACCTTCTTTTCGGAGGATTTCCACATGGCGTACTGTCGTGCCGGTGGCAGGGCGTTAACGTCGAATAAACAGAATATCACGATCGCAGTCAGACACAGTAGGATGAATACGTTCCTGTGAGAACGACACTTTACGAGATGTCATGCCGTACATCCTGCAGAAGTGATCGGACGGTAGTGCGGAATAGATTACTGATAGCCCCCAACGTGACGAAGTAGACACCGGCCCCGATAGCCAGAAGCGCCAGCAGAGGCACCCACGAATCGACGACAATCTGCTGATGGGCGAGTTCGACGACGCCGAACATCACAACGCCTGCGCCAAACTGTTCAAACAGCGGTCGGGGGAGGAGAGTCGCAGATGTTTCGCTCCGAACGACGAAGAAAAAGACGCCGTAGCGGAAGACTTCCGCGAGGATGGTCGCCACGACGACGCCGATCGGTCCGTACTCCAGCGTCGCCGGGACGCCCACGGCGACGTTGATCACGAGTGCGACAGCGGACCCGCGGAGGACGATATTAGGCATTTCCAGACCGTTGAGAACGTCGCCAAGCAGTGCCGACTGCGTTCGAACGATGGTGAACAGTGCGAGACCCACTAACAACTCCGTCGCAGCGATGTATTCTGCGCTGTAGGCGGTGACGATCAGCGGCTCCGGAATTGCGAGAGCACCGAAGAACATCGGAACGGCGATGATACTGCCAAAGGCCGCAGTGTTCGTTACGTCCGCATCGATGCCTTGGCCTTTGCTATCGCGGTTGCTAACCTTGGCCAACAGGCCCGACGATGCAATGACAGTCACGAACGTACCGGGAATCGTGAGCCGATAGGCGACCTGATAGTAGCCGACAACCGAAGGAGTGAGCAAAAACCCGAGTAGCAACGGATCGAGCTCGTCGTACGCTCGGCCGACGAGACGACTCCCGATACTGTAGCGGGCGAACTTCCACACCGACGTGAGCGTCTCCCAACCGGGGGCCGACGGCGACGTGCGCAGATAGTATAACGTGATCGGAACGCACAGCAGTGTCGCTATCGAGAGTCCAAACACCATCCCGGCGGCTCCGAACCCGAGCAAAACCAGCGCCAACTGGAGAGGGAAGGTAAACACCGACCGTAGCGTGTCGATCCAGACAGGCGCACTCACTTTTCCACGCCCCGCCACCAGCTCTTGGGTGGGCGCAAACGTCAGTATCGACCCGAATAGGATGACGAACAGTGCAGCGGAATGGGAAACTCCAGTGTACGACTCGATTGGATCCGCTAACAGGAATACCACAATCGCGGCGGTGCTGAAAATGGCCACGTTGAAGACCAGTTGTGCACCGAAGATCTCTGAGCGATTCGCGTTCAGTTCTGCGAATCGCTTTTTCGTTGCGACGGCGATGCCCATGATCGGACGGTTCGCCAGCATGACGAGCGAGAGCAAGAGGTAGAACCCACCGAAAGAACGAGGACCGAGAGCACGTGCGAAGAGAATCGTTCCGACGAAGCCGAGCACGGCTTGCAGCAACTTGCCCCCAAAGCCCTTGAGAACTTCGAGGCCGAGCTTCATATCGCCGGGGCCGGAATCAGCCATCCTGTATCAACCTCCGATCATTCGCGGAGCGCTCGTACGAACGAGTGTCCGCCTTCACGCGTCCCCAACCGCTCGACGGTAAACCCGAGTGACCGAAGCGCGTCGAACACGTCCTCCTCGTCGATGTGCTGGGGATGAACCTCGCAGTAGACTACTCGGGCATCCGCGAGTGCGGTCGATAGCCCTTCGATGACCTGTAGTTCGGCACCTTCGACGTCGATTTTCACCACGTCAGGGGATGGGAGGTCGTCGCGGTCGATCAAACTGTCGCCCGGTATCACATCGACGGTCCACGAAGTTACCTCTGCCTCTGTTTCCAGAATCGAGAACTCACCGGATCCGATATCGGAAGAGGTCTCTTCGGGCAGAACGAGTTGCGATGTCCCGCGGTGATCGCTGAGAGCTAGCTGGTACGTCGTCGCGGAGACGCCGTTGCGGTCCAAGTTATCCTCGAGCCTGCGGGCCGTCTCGGGATGCGGTTCGAACGCGACGACGTTTCCGGCCACCTGCCCTGCGAAGCAACTATGTGTTCCAACGTTGGCTCCGATATCGTAGAACGTGTCGTCGGAAGAGAGCTGAGAAATCATATCCGAAATAATCGGCTCTTCGCCGGTAAAAGACTGGAACCGTCGAAACTCACGGAACGTTTCGGGAACGAACTCCGCCTCGACGCCGTCGATCGATCGGCGCTGGCGGGCGGACGCAAACGAGTAGCGAAGGCGGTTGAGCCACCAGCCAAGGTCGACGGAGGACGGGAGCAGATGCGGCACAGACACGTGTCCGCCGAGACAGCAAATAAATCCCCTGTTTCGGGGCGGTGTACATCCCACGGGACGAAACGACAGGGGTGGTTATATGTGCAGGAGGCAACGTAGAATCGAACGAGAAGCCGCGTCACGGCAGATAGCAGACGGGCTGCGAACACCATAGATGACAGTATCCGAGTGGATCACAGACACGGCAGGTCGAATACGGAACGACCCAATTAGAGGCACAGCCGACAGCGTATACGAACTATATCTCGGCGGACTTCGCCGGGCGAACACGTTATATACAGGCGGAGAGAGCGTCTACAACCGCGACTGGGATGTACTCATCCTTCTCGATGCTTGCCGCGTCGATTTGCTCGAAGAAGTCGCAGCCGACTATCCGTTTCTCGGCGAGGCAGATACGCTGACCTCCGCCGGAAGCTCTTCGATCGAGTGGATGGAGCAGACGTTCGACGAGGAGTACGCCGAGGAGATGCAGACGACAGCCTACGTCACTGGAAACCCGTTCAGCAAGCGCGTCCTCGGCAACGGTGACGTACTCGCACTCGACGAAGTCTGGCGCTACGGCTGGGACGATGAGGCGGGGACGATCCCGGCGCGGAACGTCACCGATCGAGCGATCGCTGCCGGACGAGAGTACGACTACGAACGGCTGATCGTCCACTACATGCAGCCACACTTTCCCTCGGTTCCTGATCCACTCACCGACGGAATGAACACCGAGACGCTCGGTGACGGCGAAGGGTGGGACTCGCCGTGGCACCGACTCCGGCGAGGCGAGATCGACCGTGATCGGCTCTGGGAGTCGTATCGAAGCAATCTCAGATACGTTCTCGAAGACGTGGATGTGTTGTTGCGAAATCTCGACGCCGAGCGCGTCGTTATCAGCGCGGATCACGGCAACGCCGCGGGCGAGTGGGGCGTGTACGGCCATCCGAAAGTGCCGCTCACGCCGATCAGGGAAGTCCCGTGGTACGAGACGACGGCAACCGATACCGGGGAGCGCGATCCGGAGATAGAACCCGACACCGAGCGCGGAGATATAGAGGGAAAACTCGGGGCACTGGGCTACCTGTAGCTACTCCATGTAGCCGAGATCCTTGAGGTGTTCTTCGACGATTTCGGCGTCTTCCTCGATCCCAGCCAAGCCGCCCTCACGCAGCCGCTGCATCCGCTCTTGGTGGTCGTCGAGAGCACTGGACAGTTCGTCGTACTCCGGCGGCTGGTCTGCACTGCGATCGTCTTCGGCGCGTTCCTCGGGCGTCTCACTGATGTCGAAACAGAACTCACCGTCCTCGGCGTGACGGAGCAGCTTCCAGCCGTCCGACCGCCGCGCGTAGCAGCGCCCGTAGTCGACCTGCCGGCCGACATCGCCGAACGCGTACTCCCGCGCGTCGACATCGCCGTCGACGAGTTCGAGCGCCGATTCACCGGTCCAGTCCGCAAACGGTTCGACGCCAGCCGCGTCGGCGATCGTCGGCGCCACGTCGAGGAGTCGGATCTGTCTGTCGACGGTATCGGCGTCGCGGCCGGGCACGTGCAGCGCGAATGGAACGTGGACCACGCCTTCCCAGAACTCGGGAGGATGGCCCGCGTGTCCGTGTTCGCCGATAAGTTCGCCGTGGTCGGCCGTGAACAGGACGATCGTCTCGTCGAAGAGGTTCCGCTCACGGAGCGCGCCAAGCAGCGCGTCGAACTGGTCGTCGGCGTAAGCGCATTCAGCGTCGTACAGTCCTCGGATCAGTTCCCACTCGCGGTCGGACAGTTCCTCGGGGTGGTGTGTGCCCTTCCGAGCGAGGCCGCGACAGCGCGCGAGCGACAGCGGTTCGTCGAGGAACTGGCGCTGGTACTCCTCGGGCGCCTCGTAGGGGTGGTGAACGTCCATGTAGTGGAGCCAAGTGAACCACTCGCCGGACTGATCGTCGATCCAGTCGAGCGCGCGCTCGTTGAGCGACGCGGCGCGCTCGTACTCGCTTTCCTGTCCGGTCGCACTCGCAAACAGCGCGTCGGCGCGGTTGTACACCGTCTCGATCGTCCTGAACAGCGGACCGTCCTTGTCGAGATTCGACTGGACGAACTGCTTGAGCCGGCCGGCTTCGGCCGTCCCGCTGGCGTCGTACATCTCTTCGAACCCGCGATCGTAGTGGTACGAGCCGCTGGCGAAGTGGTTGTCAGTGTACCCGGCGGTTGCGTAATCCGTACCCTGAAGCTGCTCGGCCAGCGTCCGGATGCCGTCGTCGGAACCGGCTTCGGGGATACCGAGGCCTTCGATGCTCGCAAAGTGCCTGCTCGCGTGGATCGAGGGAAACGAGGCGGGCGTCGAGGGGCCGTTGGCGACGCAGTCGGTGAACTCGATGGCGCCGTCGGCGAACGACCGCGCGGCGGGCATCACGCGGTCGGTCACCCGATCGGCCCGCAGCGAGTCCACGGTCACGAGAACGACGTTCATACTGGGTCACTGGCCCGGCGGCGTAAAAACGCTACTCGTGCGGACGGCCCGCCGTCTCGAAGACGGCCAGCAGACGGTCGGCGACCTCGTCCCAAGTCGGCAAGGGATCGCTCGGCGCGTCGTGGCCGGTAGCACGCTCGACGGCGTCGGCAACAGCTGGCGGTGCGATCCCGGACGCCGCGACGCAGTCCTCGCGGTCGATCCAGTCGACGAGGGCACCCGCCGGCCGGACGACACAGGGCGTCCCCGCGGCGAGCGCTTCGGCGACTGTCATCCCGTAGGCCTCGAACGAGGACAGCGCGAGCAGCGCGTCGGCACCGGCGTACAGCCCCGGGAGGCGGTCGTCGTCGACGTAGCCGAGAAACGTCACGCGGTCGGCGACGCCGGCCGAGTCCGCGACGCGGCGGAGTTCGTCGCCGTACTCGCCCGAGCCGGCGACCAGCAGCTCGTAGTCCGGGAGTTCGTTCAGCGCTCGGATCGCGTGCTGGACGCCTTTGTACTCCTCCAGACGGCCCACACAGAGCAGATAGGGGCGGTCGCGGTCCGACGGCTCGGCGTCGGCGAAGCGCTCCACGTCGACGCCGTTGGGGATCACGGTCGGTTCGACGCCGAAGTCCCCGCGAAGTCGGTCGCGCTCCCAGTCGCTGACCGCGACGACGCGGTCGGCCCGGTCGAGCGCGTGGCCGCCGAGCGGCCGATACGCCGAAAGCAGCCTGTCGCGGACGCCGCTGGCGCTGGTGCCGTGGTAGTGGGGCGTGACGACCAGTCGGGCGTCGCCGGCGCCCAGCGCGGCGAACAAGAGGGGAAGGGAGTGGTAGTTGTGCGCGTGGACGACATCCGGGTCAGCGCGTCGAACGGCCGGCAAGATGGTCGGTGCGACGTGGAAGGCACCACCCGGCGCAACACCGCGGAACCGGCGCACGGAGACGCCGTCGATCGTCTGGCGCGACGGCACGTCGTCGCCGGCATCGGCCGTGTAGACGGTTACGTCGTGGCCCCAGTCGGCGAAGCGTCGGCTGATCTCCGCGACGTGAGTCTCGACGCCGCCGGTGTGTGGCGGATACCGAGGAGCGACCTGCAGAATCTCCATCTTACTCGAAGGCTTCGCGGAGTTCCTCGTCGACTTCCCAGGTGCCGTCGCCCTCGCCGCGGAGGAGTTCGACGCCGGCGCGCAGCAGCGACACCTGCGCGTCGAAGACGGCGTAGATCGCCTGCAGGGGGCCGAGGAGGTCCTTCTGCCCCAGCCAGACGAACGTGAGGAGGGCGGCGGGGACTGCCAGTCCGGCGGGCCCGGCGACGGAGATCGCGGCCGCAGAGACCGCGAGGACGCCGAGCGCGACCAGCCACGGCGAGACGATCATGAACCACCAATTGAACGGGAGTACGAGCCGGCCGTAGTTGCCGTACCGGCCGACGGCGTCGCGGTGCTGGGCGAGCAGGCGGATCAGTCCCATCCCGCGACGATCCTTCTGGAGCCGGCGCTTGCCGAACTGCGAGTGGGAGGCTTCCATGTACCGGATCGCGGGGTCGAACACGACTCTATCGCCCGCGCGCCGGATCTTCAGCGCGAGTTCGGTGTCGTCGGCCAGCGAGTTCGGGTCGATCGGCTGGATGGCGTCGTTCTCGAACGCCGAGAAGGGGCCGTGGAAGATCAGCGTCGAGTCGAGATGCGACTCCAAGGTCTGAATGTGGGCCTGCACGCCTCGATACCCGGCCTCGACCTCGCTGCCGCCGAGCACCTCGGCGTTCCGCCCGGTGACGGCCCCGATGTCGGGGTCGGCCAGATTCGCGGCGGCTTCGCGCAGCGCGTCCTCCCCGACGTAGGAGTCACAGTCGGTCTTGACGACCATCTCGTTGCTCGCGGCGGCGTAGGCGTCGTTGAGCGCGGGTGCCAGCCCTCGACGTTCGGTCTCGCGGATGAGATTCAGCTCAGGGAACTCCCTATCAGCGAAGTACTCCTCGATCAACTCGGGCGTCTCGTCGTCGCTGGAGTCGACGACGACGAGTTCGATCTTCTCCATCGGATACTCCAGCGCACAGATGTCGTCGAGTTTCTGCTCGACGATGCCCGATTCGTTGTACGTCGGGAGGACGATGCTGACGGTCGGCTCGGCCTCGCGCTTCTCGGCCGGAGAGCCGGACGGCCGAACCCACGCATAGAGCGCAAGAAACGCGAGATACGGTAGTGCGGTCACGGCGACGAGCGCGGCCGCGACAGCGACGAAGAGGTTCATGCGACCGGCTACGGAACCGAGTTATAACATACTGTTGGTCGGTCGGAAACGACAGCAGCAGCGGACCGAGCGAATCCGCCGGCAAGCATTCCCATTCCGCCAGCACTTATACCCCACGAGGAGCACCGTTCGAGTATGGCCCGAAACGACTACCAACAACAGCTCGCAGAGCTCGAAGAGGACGTGCTCTACATGAGCGAGCTCGTGCTCGAACGGCTCCGGATGGGGCTCGACGCGCTCGAACAGAAGGATCACGAGACCGCACGCGAGGTCATCGAGGGCGACCACGAGATCAACCAGCTGTACCTCGATCTCGAACAGGACTGCATCGACCTGCTGGCGCTCCAGCAACCGGTCGCCAGCGACCTGCGCTTTATCGCCTCGTCGTTCAAGATCATCACCGACCTCGAACGCGTCGGCGATCTGGCGACGAACCTCGCGGAGTACTCGTTGGACGCCCACGAGGACGTGTTCCCGGAGGTCGACGTACAGGCGATCGGCTCGCTCACCCACGACATGATCGAGGACGCGATGGACGCCTACGCCGACCGCGACACCGACGCCTGTCGGGCGATTTCGGCGCGCGACGACGACCTCGACGAGCTGTGCGAACAGGCCAGCCAGATCGTCGTGCGGGACCTGATCGAGCGCGAACTCGACTCGCCGGACGACCAGCAGATCGAAGAACTACTCAACGACGTCTCGCGGCTGCTGCTGACGATCCGCGACCTCGAACGCATCGGCGACCACGCCGTCAACATCTCCGCGCGGACGGTGTACATGGTCGAAAGCGACGACGAACTGATCTACTGACTCTCCTCAGGGACCGTCGTAGCGCCACGTCTCGCCGCCCCAGCGCGGATCGACCACGCCGGGCAGGTCGCCGAGGCGCTCGGCGATCATCTCCCACCACGGCTCCGGTTCGTCGTAGCCCGCGGCGTGGGAGGGGTACACGTCGCGCTTGAACGCCTCGGCGTCGAGTTCCCCGGCTTCCCGGAGTCGGTCGAAGGCCGCACGGACGGCGTCACGGCGCCAGTCGCGCATCATGCCGCTGACGCCCGGCATCTCCATGTCCTTGAGCAACTCGTCGACGCGCTCGTCGACCGGTCGGTCGTCGCCGTCCTCGCCGACGAAGGCGGCTCGCGGTCGAAACCACACCGTTAGCGGCGGCTCTTCGCGGATCTGCTTGCGGCGCAACTCGCCGGCGCGACAGAGCGCGTCGAGCTTGCTCGTCGCCTCGTACTCCGTCACCGCGATGGCGTCGGCAATCTCGGCCGCAGTGTGTGGTTCTGCACCCTCAAACTCCGCGAGCAGCGACTGGTCGGGGACCTCTTCGACGAACTGTCCCCAGCTACGGTCGTCCTCGCTCATCGGTCACCACCGTAGAGTCGGCCATTATTTTTTCCATCAATCCACGCCCCGATAACTTTTTCGGGGACGCGGGTGGGCGTCGTCTATTCGAGCGCGCTCTCCGGGAACCGAGAGGAGGCACTAGCAGCGCGGCCGGAGCACAACGTAGAAGGCGCCGACGCGTCGAGTGGTGGCATGGTCGGGAAAGTCGATCAGGAGACGCTGGCGCGGGTGCTCGCGGGGACCGGCGCGTCGAGCACGGTGCTCGGCGTCGGCCCCGGCTACGGCGAGGACGCCGCGGCGATCGAGTTGGGCGAGCAGACGCTCGTGATCAGCGCCGACCCGATCTCGTTGGCGGCCGAGCGCATCGGCACGCTCGGTGTCAACGTCGCGTGCAACGACGTTGCGGCGAGCGGCGGCGACCCCGAGTGGCTGACGAGCGTCCTCTTGCTCCCCGGCGACGCCGACGACGCGATGATCGACGCCATCGTCGCCGACCTCGATCGGGAGGCTCGCTCGCTCGGCGCGACGATCGTCGGCGGCCACACCGAATACGTCGATCAACTGGAGCGCCCGCTGCTCTCGCTGACGGCGATCGGGACGACCGACCGGTTCGTCCCCACGGGCGGGGCCGATCCGGGCGACCGCGTCGTCCTGACGAAAGGCGCCGGCATCGAGGCGACGGCGATTCTGGCGACGGATTTCGCCGCCGAACTCGACGTGCCGGACGACGCCGTCAGCGCCGCGGCGACGTTCTTCGAGGAGATCAGCGTCGTCCCCGAGTCGCGCATTCTCGGCGCCCACGCCACCGCGATGCACGACCCGACGGAGGGCGGCGTCCTCGGGGGGTTGGTCGAGATGGCCCACGCGGCCGCGGTCGGGATCGAGGTCGAGCGGTCCGCGATCCCGGTC containing:
- a CDS encoding lipopolysaccharide biosynthesis protein, with amino-acid sequence MADSGPGDMKLGLEVLKGFGGKLLQAVLGFVGTILFARALGPRSFGGFYLLLSLVMLANRPIMGIAVATKKRFAELNANRSEIFGAQLVFNVAIFSTAAIVVFLLADPIESYTGVSHSAALFVILFGSILTFAPTQELVAGRGKVSAPVWIDTLRSVFTFPLQLALVLLGFGAAGMVFGLSIATLLCVPITLYYLRTSPSAPGWETLTSVWKFARYSIGSRLVGRAYDELDPLLLGFLLTPSVVGYYQVAYRLTIPGTFVTVIASSGLLAKVSNRDSKGQGIDADVTNTAAFGSIIAVPMFFGALAIPEPLIVTAYSAEYIAATELLVGLALFTIVRTQSALLGDVLNGLEMPNIVLRGSAVALVINVAVGVPATLEYGPIGVVVATILAEVFRYGVFFFVVRSETSATLLPRPLFEQFGAGVVMFGVVELAHQQIVVDSWVPLLALLAIGAGVYFVTLGAISNLFRTTVRSLLQDVRHDIS
- a CDS encoding FkbM family methyltransferase; protein product: MPHLLPSSVDLGWWLNRLRYSFASARQRRSIDGVEAEFVPETFREFRRFQSFTGEEPIISDMISQLSSDDTFYDIGANVGTHSCFAGQVAGNVVAFEPHPETARRLEDNLDRNGVSATTYQLALSDHRGTSQLVLPEETSSDIGSGEFSILETEAEVTSWTVDVIPGDSLIDRDDLPSPDVVKIDVEGAELQVIEGLSTALADARVVYCEVHPQHIDEEDVFDALRSLGFTVERLGTREGGHSFVRALRE
- a CDS encoding sulfatase-like hydrolase/transferase, producing the protein MNVVLVTVDSLRADRVTDRVMPAARSFADGAIEFTDCVANGPSTPASFPSIHASRHFASIEGLGIPEAGSDDGIRTLAEQLQGTDYATAGYTDNHFASGSYHYDRGFEEMYDASGTAEAGRLKQFVQSNLDKDGPLFRTIETVYNRADALFASATGQESEYERAASLNERALDWIDDQSGEWFTWLHYMDVHHPYEAPEEYQRQFLDEPLSLARCRGLARKGTHHPEELSDREWELIRGLYDAECAYADDQFDALLGALRERNLFDETIVLFTADHGELIGEHGHAGHPPEFWEGVVHVPFALHVPGRDADTVDRQIRLLDVAPTIADAAGVEPFADWTGESALELVDGDVDAREYAFGDVGRQVDYGRCYARRSDGWKLLRHAEDGEFCFDISETPEERAEDDRSADQPPEYDELSSALDDHQERMQRLREGGLAGIEEDAEIVEEHLKDLGYME
- a CDS encoding glycosyltransferase family 4 protein yields the protein MEILQVAPRYPPHTGGVETHVAEISRRFADWGHDVTVYTADAGDDVPSRQTIDGVSVRRFRGVAPGGAFHVAPTILPAVRRADPDVVHAHNYHSLPLLFAALGAGDARLVVTPHYHGTSASGVRDRLLSAYRPLGGHALDRADRVVAVSDWERDRLRGDFGVEPTVIPNGVDVERFADAEPSDRDRPYLLCVGRLEEYKGVQHAIRALNELPDYELLVAGSGEYGDELRRVADSAGVADRVTFLGYVDDDRLPGLYAGADALLALSSFEAYGMTVAEALAAGTPCVVRPAGALVDWIDREDCVAASGIAPPAVADAVERATGHDAPSDPLPTWDEVADRLLAVFETAGRPHE
- a CDS encoding glycosyltransferase yields the protein MNLFVAVAAALVAVTALPYLAFLALYAWVRPSGSPAEKREAEPTVSIVLPTYNESGIVEQKLDDICALEYPMEKIELVVVDSSDDETPELIEEYFADREFPELNLIRETERRGLAPALNDAYAAASNEMVVKTDCDSYVGEDALREAAANLADPDIGAVTGRNAEVLGGSEVEAGYRGVQAHIQTLESHLDSTLIFHGPFSAFENDAIQPIDPNSLADDTELALKIRRAGDRVVFDPAIRYMEASHSQFGKRRLQKDRRGMGLIRLLAQHRDAVGRYGNYGRLVLPFNWWFMIVSPWLVALGVLAVSAAAISVAGPAGLAVPAALLTFVWLGQKDLLGPLQAIYAVFDAQVSLLRAGVELLRGEGDGTWEVDEELREAFE
- the phoU gene encoding phosphate signaling complex protein PhoU translates to MARNDYQQQLAELEEDVLYMSELVLERLRMGLDALEQKDHETAREVIEGDHEINQLYLDLEQDCIDLLALQQPVASDLRFIASSFKIITDLERVGDLATNLAEYSLDAHEDVFPEVDVQAIGSLTHDMIEDAMDAYADRDTDACRAISARDDDLDELCEQASQIVVRDLIERELDSPDDQQIEELLNDVSRLLLTIRDLERIGDHAVNISARTVYMVESDDELIY
- a CDS encoding FaeA/PapI family transcriptional regulator, giving the protein MSEDDRSWGQFVEEVPDQSLLAEFEGAEPHTAAEIADAIAVTEYEATSKLDALCRAGELRRKQIREEPPLTVWFRPRAAFVGEDGDDRPVDERVDELLKDMEMPGVSGMMRDWRRDAVRAAFDRLREAGELDAEAFKRDVYPSHAAGYDEPEPWWEMIAERLGDLPGVVDPRWGGETWRYDGP
- a CDS encoding AIR synthase family protein — protein: MVGKVDQETLARVLAGTGASSTVLGVGPGYGEDAAAIELGEQTLVISADPISLAAERIGTLGVNVACNDVAASGGDPEWLTSVLLLPGDADDAMIDAIVADLDREARSLGATIVGGHTEYVDQLERPLLSLTAIGTTDRFVPTGGADPGDRVVLTKGAGIEATAILATDFAAELDVPDDAVSAAATFFEEISVVPESRILGAHATAMHDPTEGGVLGGLVEMAHAAAVGIEVERSAIPVRAATEQLCAAAGVDPLRTFGSGALLATLPEAQVDETMAALDDADIEAAEIGRVVEREQPGIELDGERFENAPRDELYALWE